Within Methanobrevibacter woesei, the genomic segment CTTTTAAAGGAGCTATTGTTCCAAAAAATACCTTATTAATGAGTTTTAAACTAACTGTTGGTAAAGTGTCTATTTTAGACATGAATGCAGTTCACAATGAAGCTATTATATCAATTAAACCATTTATTGATAAAAAATTTATTTTTCGTGACTTTTTATTATATATTTTACCATTAATATCCCAATCAGGAGATACAAAAAATGCTATAAAAGGAAAAACATTAAACTCAAAAAGTTTAAATAAATTACTTCTTCCTCTTCCACCATTATCCGAACAAAGAAGAATAATTAAAAAAATAAAAAAATTA encodes:
- a CDS encoding restriction endonuclease subunit S encodes the protein NNHFYEKIGKNGEPVCIDDEIPFDIPETWEWCRFGSVVNFSIGKTPQRKNPEFWDNGTIPWVSIKDMNDGEKINKTKEKINLNALKNSFKGAIVPKNTLLMSFKLTVGKVSILDMNAVHNEAIISIKPFIDKKFIFRDFLLYILPLISQSGDTKNAIKGKTLNSKSLNKLLLPLPPLSEQRRIIKKIKKL